The following proteins are encoded in a genomic region of Maribacter hydrothermalis:
- the proS gene encoding proline--tRNA ligase, with protein sequence MSKNLTKRSEDYSKWYNELVVKADLAENSGVRGCMVIKPYGYGIWEKMQAGLDKMFKETGHENAYFPLFIPKSYLSKEASHVEGFAKECAVVTHYRLKNAEDGSGIIVDPDAKLEEELIVRPTSETIIWDTYRKWIQSYRDLPLLINQWANVVRWEMRTRLFLRTAEFLWQEGHTAHATEQEAIAEAEQMMNVYADFVENHMAVPVIKGTKTESERFAGAIETYCIEALMQDGKALQAGTSHFLGQNFAKAFDVKFANKEGGKEYVWATSWGVSTRLMGALVMTHSDDNGLVIPPKLAPIQVVIVPIYKGLDQLDEISEAVMPLVKELRSKDISVKFDNRDTHKPGFKFNEYELRGVPVRLAIGPRDLKNGTFEVARRDTLEKAVVNAEDIVAKIEFLMEDIQRNMYQKAFDYRASHITEVDTYDEFKKVLEEKGGFISAHWDGSKETEERIKEETKATIRCIPIDAKEELGVCMVTGKPSNKRVYFAKAY encoded by the coding sequence ATGAGTAAAAATTTGACCAAGAGAAGCGAGGATTATTCCAAATGGTATAATGAGTTAGTAGTGAAGGCAGATTTGGCCGAGAACTCAGGTGTTAGAGGTTGTATGGTTATAAAGCCATACGGTTACGGTATTTGGGAAAAAATGCAGGCAGGATTGGATAAAATGTTTAAAGAAACGGGCCATGAAAATGCATATTTTCCATTATTTATTCCAAAATCTTATTTAAGTAAAGAGGCTAGCCATGTTGAAGGTTTTGCAAAGGAATGTGCTGTAGTAACACATTATAGACTAAAGAATGCTGAGGATGGTAGCGGAATTATTGTGGATCCAGATGCTAAATTAGAAGAAGAATTAATTGTAAGGCCAACTTCTGAAACTATTATTTGGGATACGTATAGAAAATGGATACAATCGTATAGGGATTTGCCTTTGCTTATTAATCAATGGGCGAATGTAGTTCGATGGGAAATGCGCACAAGGTTGTTTTTAAGAACTGCGGAGTTTTTGTGGCAAGAAGGGCATACCGCTCATGCAACTGAACAGGAAGCAATTGCCGAGGCAGAGCAAATGATGAATGTATATGCTGACTTTGTTGAAAACCATATGGCCGTACCTGTTATAAAAGGTACAAAAACGGAAAGTGAAAGATTTGCTGGAGCAATAGAGACGTATTGCATTGAAGCATTAATGCAAGATGGAAAAGCACTACAAGCAGGAACTTCACATTTCTTAGGTCAGAATTTTGCAAAGGCCTTCGATGTTAAATTTGCGAATAAAGAAGGAGGTAAAGAGTATGTATGGGCTACTTCTTGGGGCGTTTCAACTAGATTAATGGGAGCATTGGTTATGACACATAGCGATGATAACGGCTTAGTAATTCCTCCAAAATTAGCACCAATACAAGTAGTAATTGTGCCAATTTATAAAGGGTTAGATCAGTTAGATGAAATTTCTGAAGCAGTTATGCCTTTGGTGAAAGAATTACGATCTAAAGATATTTCTGTGAAATTCGACAATAGAGATACGCACAAGCCAGGTTTTAAATTTAATGAGTATGAGCTTAGGGGGGTGCCAGTTAGGTTGGCTATAGGACCTAGAGATTTAAAGAATGGCACTTTTGAGGTGGCTAGACGAGATACATTGGAGAAAGCAGTAGTTAATGCAGAAGATATTGTTGCAAAAATTGAGTTTTTAATGGAAGATATTCAGAGAAATATGTACCAAAAAGCATTTGATTATAGAGCTTCCCATATTACAGAAGTTGATACTTACGATGAATTTAAAAAAGTTTTAGAAGAAAAAGGCGGATTTATTTCTGCTCATTGGGACGGAAGTAAAGAAACTGAAGAACGTATAAAAGAAGAAACAAAAGCTACGATAAGGTGTATTCCTATTGATGCTAAAGAAGAATTAGGTGTTTGTATGGTAACAGGTAAACCATCTAATAAAAGAGTATATTTTGCTAAAGCGTATTAA
- the rpsT gene encoding 30S ribosomal protein S20, with amino-acid sequence MANHKSALKRIRRNEAVRLRNRYQHKTTRNAIKRLRAEESKKDAEALFPSVVSMIDRLAKRNIIHDNKAANLKSKLAKHVATL; translated from the coding sequence ATGGCAAATCACAAGTCGGCATTAAAGAGAATTAGAAGAAACGAAGCAGTTCGTTTACGTAACAGATATCAGCATAAAACTACACGTAATGCTATCAAGAGATTGCGTGCAGAAGAATCTAAGAAAGATGCAGAGGCTCTTTTTCCAAGTGTTGTTAGTATGATCGATCGTTTAGCTAAACGTAATATTATACATGATAACAAAGCTGCCAACTTAAAAAGTAAATTGGCAAAGCACGTAGCTACATTGTAA